TCCTTGAATTCAACCTCGGAGGATTCTTCACAGGTTGTATTCTCAACTTCAGTACTAGACAGACCTGATTTATCTTCATTGCAGATAATCTCCATAGTACCCTTAGCGCTAGGCCTATCAGCAGCGGTTTCAGTCTCTTTGTTCCCCTCTTCAGTCTTACTCTCAGAATGCTCAGATTGCATATCCTCAGATGACTCGGTTAGTTCCTTATGTTCCTGAtctgatggtggtgatgatgatgatgatgatgacgacgacgacaatgaTGTGCAGTTCAGCTTCATGATTGATTTTTCCTTGTGGCGATCAGAGTCGAAGTCGTACGAACTCTGGAGAGATCGGAGAAGCTTTCTCGGCGTCGTGTATAGCTTCACATCATCAATGCTGATGGGCCTTTCAGAAGCCTAGAACAACAGtaaataacaaagtcagttaacaGGTCAATTGATGTACACACATTatttttcgaatcaaaactaaagCAGTATATGCGTTTCATTATGTGTACGTACCTGCGGACTGGGGGTCTCATCTGTTGGTAAGGTGTTGTTGGGGCTGGCTGAAACAAACCCTGTGAATGTGCCAGTGCACTCAAAATCAGCATCGGTTACTtcgctgtcacaaacctcccccaggTCATCTTCAAGGCACTTGCCGTTTGAGCAGAACCTAATGAACAAGCCATCCTTGAGAGAAACATCCACACCATCGTTGCTCCATAACCTCCTGTTTGCGCGCCGGCTCTGATTGAAATTGCAAGAAGACTGCCCGATCGAGATGGGCGATTCGGTGAGCGTACTACTGCCATACATGATGGTTGAGTCTACCACCTGCGATTCAGGGGACTGGAACTGAACCGGTGAAGCAGACATGGTGGAGCTTGCAGGGCTGCTGCCCTTGGCACTCCAGAGGCTCCTGCATGGgcttttctctcttctcttctggAAGTTGGAGCCTACCATCGGGCTCGTGGTGACCTCGTGCCTCGACCCCTTCTGCGCAGCAATGTTCTTGGCGGTCTGCGACGTCTCAAACGCGGCGCCTCGGACGAACGGCATGCGGTCGTTCTGGCATTGCTCCATGACAACCACCACCTTGCCAAGCTCCGAGGATATGCTCCTGGGGTCGACAAACTTCATGAAGAAATTGATCATCTGGATCGCCGAGAGCCGCTTCTGGGAGCTGCTCTCCGCGGCGTCGCCGTCAAGAACCTGCAGGGCAGACCGCACAAGGGACCTCGCATACGCCTCTGCGATCAGGCCGTTGTGCTTGACAAGCGCCATTGCCAGGCCCATGTGAGCATTGGACCGGGTCGACCTGTCGTGCATCGCCCCGGCGACCTTCAGGCAGACCTCGTTGACGGCCTCACCGGACGCAAACCTCCAGTTGCTCGATTCCACGAGCGCCTTGAGGCAGAGCGCGGCGCCCGACGCCGCGCCGTCCTGGTCGCTCATGAGCGCGCCGCAGAGGGGCTTGCAGAGGGAGGCGATGATGCGCGCCTTCTCCTCCTCGGGCGCCGAGGGGTCGATGCCGTACCGCGCTATGGCTGGCACCACCTTGGAGCACGCCTGGTGCAGCGGGAAGGAGCCGCCGCTCGAGGACAGCGTGCGCGTGATGGTGGACATGATGTTGCCGATCTGCGGCACGATGTTCCGGCCGTGGACCCTGGCGAGCACCTCGTAGAGCGAGATGGTGAACTCGCCGGAGGGCAGGCCGGGGGCTTTGTTGTCGGAGACCTCGGCGAGGAAGTGCGGGATGGACTTGGAGTCCAGCTGCTTGGCGTAGGACTTGAGCGTCTTCATGGCGTTCCGACGGCTGTCGGCGTCTTTGTCCAGGTTCTCCAGCTCCTGCCGGAGCAGCGGGCTCAGGCTCCGGCCCATTGGTTTGGTGGTCCTCGCCTTCTCGGGACAGGAGAATGCAGCAGCTTCCGCTTCCGGCACGCTGGTCCTGTGATTCAAACCCAAGATTCAGGCGAAAAATTTGGCATCTTTCCCTCATATATCCAGCATAATTAAACAGATGTAATGGCAAATTGGCCCTAGCATCCATCAAAACATATACTCCTACAAGATTACGGTATATCAAAATTTAGTACTCCATAAAGTAGTGCCATAAATACCAAATCATGAAACGAATGCCAGATTTTCGCATGGCCGCATCAGAAAGAAGCAATCCAATCGCAACTACACTACACAGCGCGCACTTTTCTTCCCCCCGAACCCCCTCCCTTTCCAATCGAGAAACTACTACAAGGAATCGATGCAGAGCAAGACCGGCAAAGAGGGGAGAAGTATGCTCCAGCATTCAACTGACCTGGATCGAAGAGCTTGCAAGGCCTCGCAATGAATCAGCAGAGAGCCAGAGACccaaacctttctctctctctctctctctctctctctctctctctctctctctctctctccctcactcactctctctctctctctcgatttgAAATTTGAACTGGGAGCGTGTGTCGCAGGAAGATGACAAATGTTATGAGTGGGTCTCGACAGATGCGGAGGCTAAAATGGGGAGGGGTGTTAAGATTGGGATTCCCCGGGCGGGGGTGAGCCTCCTACTTTTCTCACGCTTGGCCTGTCAGACCCAGTGGAGGAGAAATCAGGAGTACACCATCCGGTCCCATTTTTCAGTGACCGGTTCGGGCGCAGGCGCTGGTGCGTCAACACCGGGCGTTTCGAACGGACGACGCGCAGCACGCGCGGAAGGTGCGTGAATTTTGAAATCTGGGGGCGTGGAAATTACAGTCCTAGCCATGGCGGAGCCTATTGACTGACTGTACGTGGACCGGGCTCACGGGCTCCAGCGTCGGCATGACCAACCGGCAAACGTCTTCTATTCTACGCTCATGGTTGACAAAATTTAGCAAATAGCATACATATTCTCGAAAGTGTCCCTCTCAGCTCGAGCTCATAAGAAGCTCTTAAGTAAACAGTAAAGTTCGAAATTTTTgcaggaaaaatataaaaaaaactgattttttggtaacaaactttgaccaatgttttcaATTTTTCATCATGAAATGGCATTTGTGGGGTGCTGATTTTGCTTTTTTGTCACATCTTCCACAAATGTCGTTCTATGGTAAAACTTTGCAAGCATTTAAATTATCTGGCAAATTTTGCCACAGAAAAATTCAGAATATTTATAACATTTTTTCAGTTTTATCGGATTTTATTGTTCAACCGAGCTCATATAAGCTCGACTTCAGTTAATCTGTGTACATATATTCTTTACTAGTTACCGAAGGACTAGTAATCGTGTTCGTGCAATGCGTCTATTCCCCATTGGATAATTTTTTTAATTGCAAATTAAAGTAACAAGAATTTTTTTAATTACCTTACTGTATTATCTCAATAGTAAGTCTTTTATTAATTCGAGACTGATCTTGGGCTCATCTACGCCAGATGAATAGTAAATTCTAAAAAGAATTGTAAAAAATGTGTTTTTATATTGCATGGAAGATGATCGAGCGTGCAAGCTTCATGATGTTTGACACGACCTCCTCGAATGTCCAAACGTCATGAATTTTTGCACGCACATCACTCAATCAACCATCTTACATGAGAAAAAAGAAGTTTTTTTTGTACTATTTTAAATGATTTTACTGTTCACTCCTAAGTGCAGCCCCGAATCGCTGATTCTATAGCCTTGCCGATGAAAGCCCAAACGCCTCCCTACGTACTCCCAGGTTCAACAACCAAGGATACTTGTAGGGGCGGAGCGTCAATCATAATCAAGTGGGGGCCAAACAGGATCACAGACTAGATATAGCTACCGAGATTAGAGGAAGAGATTAGCACCTTGGCTTGCTTGTGTTTCTCTCTCAGTTGTGTGCTATAACACCTTGTGGGCTACTTGTTTCTCGCACTCACATATGTAGGATTCCATGACAGATCGAGCCAGGGATTCAATTTCTAGGTTGAGGATTTCACCCAAACCTCCCTCACCTCTATCCAGATACATTCCAATCCAGCCTCGACCTCAGCCATTCAAATCCTAGCCAAGAGAGAAGAGTCGTCGCCTACAGTTATTTAAACGGTACACCCACTTAGCGGGCCTAGTTTGGGCTAGCAAGCCACTGGGAAAGTCTTCTGGGCCGCATGGGCCTGGGCCTTTGTTCCTCCATTGCTTTAGTCTTGCTCTTGTTGACAACGCCGTTGCCAGGAACAGTACTCCGTCTTGCATCTTCAGAAGCAATGGTTGCATCTCCAAAGATGGTGGCTTCAGGGTCGCTGGCATCCACCCTGCCCCGATGAAAAACCGCTTGCCCCCAAGCCATAGAACACGAGAACTGTTGTTTGAGAAACTCCAAGTCTTCCCAAGTAGCTTCCTCTAGGGACGAGTCGCTCCACCGAATCAAGCCCTGGGAAACGGTGCTCTTGTCGTGCTGACGCACACATTGCTAGAGGACGCGCATGGGTACCTGAAGAGAAGCATGGGAAGATGCAAGCTTACTGTGAACAGGACCATCAGGAAGCACCACCTTCTTAAGATGGGACACATGAAAAACAGGATGAATTCTGCTCCCAGGTAGTAGTTCCAATTTGTAAGCAACATCTTCATTTTTGCCCATGATAGTGTAAGGTCCAAAGTACTTTAATGTCAATTTATGATTGGCTCTGTGCACCGCCGATGACTGCACATAAGGTTGCAGTTTCAGGAAAATGTGCTCTCCCACTTCAAATGATCTCTCACTTCTGTTTTTGTCTACCATCTATTTCATTCTTTGAGATCGAAGTAGAGGCCTGACAGAGGCCACTACAACTTCCCTGTCCTGCAACCGCTACTGGATATCCACAGGAGCAACAATATCAGAAGCAACAATACCAAATGCCTCGGAGAATGCCCATAGAGTACTTCAAAAGGTGATTTACCCACCGCTGAATGCCAATTGGTGTTGTACCAGAATTCACACATAGACAAGCACTTACTCCACTTGGAAGGATGAGAACTGATAAAGCTTCTGAGATAACATTCTGTCTGTTGGTTAACCCTCTTAGTTTGCCCATCTCTAGCAGGGTGATAAGCTAAACTCGTGTTTAACTGAGTCTCGGCCCTCTGAATAAGTGTCTGCCAAAAGGTGCTAGTAAAAACAGGGTCTATGTAAGACACAATATATTCAGGCATACCATGCAGTTTATAAACATTGTCCAAGAAAACTTCAGCAACCTTTTGTACAGAGAAAGGATGTTTGATGGACA
Above is a window of Triticum aestivum cultivar Chinese Spring chromosome 6B, IWGSC CS RefSeq v2.1, whole genome shotgun sequence DNA encoding:
- the LOC123136520 gene encoding protein SINE1, with amino-acid sequence MGRSLSPLLRQELENLDKDADSRRNAMKTLKSYAKQLDSKSIPHFLAEVSDNKAPGLPSGEFTISLYEVLARVHGRNIVPQIGNIMSTITRTLSSSGGSFPLHQACSKVVPAIARYGIDPSAPEEEKARIIASLCKPLCGALMSDQDGAASGAALCLKALVESSNWRFASGEAVNEVCLKVAGAMHDRSTRSNAHMGLAMALVKHNGLIAEAYARSLVRSALQVLDGDAAESSSQKRLSAIQMINFFMKFVDPRSISSELGKVVVVMEQCQNDRMPFVRGAAFETSQTAKNIAAQKGSRHEVTTSPMVGSNFQKRREKSPCRSLWSAKGSSPASSTMSASPVQFQSPESQVVDSTIMYGSSTLTESPISIGQSSCNFNQSRRANRRLWSNDGVDVSLKDGLFIRFCSNGKCLEDDLGEVCDSEVTDADFECTGTFTGFVSASPNNTLPTDETPSPQASERPISIDDVKLYTTPRKLLRSLQSSYDFDSDRHKEKSIMKLNCTSLSSSSSSSSSSPPSDQEHKELTESSEDMQSEHSESKTEEGNKETETAADRPSAKGTMEIICNEDKSGLSSTEVENTTCEESSEVEFKELGVCVKRSRGKTSKYKTAFSCLLGIIIFIVAIIAVLIRIDSAEDYVGLVPT